The Hypomesus transpacificus isolate Combined female chromosome 3, fHypTra1, whole genome shotgun sequence genome has a window encoding:
- the hhipl1 gene encoding HHIP-like protein 1 isoform X2, whose product MECSPFAAHLFDAEDPSTPTRTIPGLCPDYCSQFWQRCRTTVPLLLDDPHLVELQTDQTRFCQYLELVDPDYCYPHLLSNEQLTQNLGRVRSDSAGCLQLCLEEVANGLRNPLAMVHANDGTHRFFVAEQVGLVWTYLPDRSKLEKPFLNITKAVLTSPWEGDERGFLGLTFHPNYKYNGKLYVYYSVEIGFDERIRISEFRISAGDMNVVDHGSERIILEIDEPASNHNGGQLLFADDGYLYIFTGDGGMAGDPFGTYGNAQNKSALLGKVLRIDVDDNDRGPLYKIPPDNPFARERGARPEVYAYGVRNMWRCSVDRGDPLTKDGKGRIFCGDVGQNKYEEIDIIEKGRNYGWRAKEGFSCYDMKLCSNTSLDDVLPIYAYSHKMGKSVTGGYVYRGCEYPNLNGMYIFGDFMSGRMMSLQENRNTGKWDYQEICMGVGMTCAFPGLIDNYHQYIISFAEDEAGELYFMSTENPSATSPSGVVYKLVDPSRRAAPGQCHYDPLPVRVKSKLIQLKPKGTLIHIHTKKSKVQHRDEPPEGPYQTDADMGVNPDWLQDIMDLLEEENTEFHTTTTPTTTTKPPRQSGRRGRGRKGKHRTDRPPKLMELPQNGAVRLAGDRAELADHGRVEIFADGEWGTVCDDLWNTKSAAVVCRQLGFRYTLKAAKHSEFGEGKDLRILLDDVQCEGSEASLLDCKHSGVGVHNCAHNEDAGVICSNSDYVV is encoded by the exons ATG GAATGCTCTCCATTTGCTGCTCACCTTTTCGATGCAGAGGACCCAAGCACTCCAACCAGAACCATCCCCGGTCTCTGCCCCGACTACTGCTCTCAGTTCTGGCAGAGATGCAGAACTACAGTCCCCTTGCTTTTAGATGACCCGCATCTGGTGGAGTTACAAACAGACCAGACCCGTTTCTGTCAGTATCTTGAGCTGGTGGACCCAGATTACTGCTACCCACACCTGCTCAGCAACGAGCAGTTGACCCAGAACCTAGGCAGGGTCCGGTCAGACTCAGCAGGCTGCCTGCAGCTGTGTTTGGAAGAGGTAGCCAACGGGCTACGTAACCCTTTAGCCATGGTGCACGCTAACGACGGAACACACCGTTTTTTTGTGGCTGAGCAGGTGGGCTTGGTGTGGACTTATCTGCCGGACCGGTCCAAACTGGAGAAGCCATTCCTGAACATCACCAAGGCAGTGTTGACCTCGCCGTGggaaggggatgagagagggttTCTTGGGTTGACCTTTCACCCCAACTACAAGTACAATGGGAAGCTGTACGTGTATTACTCTGTGGAAATCGGCTTCGATGAGAGGATACGGATCAGCGAGTTTCGGATATCTGCAGGAGACATGAACGTAGTGGATCATGGATCTGAGAG GATTATCCTTGAGATCGATGAGCCTGCATCCAACCACAACGGAGGACAGCTGCTGTTTGCAGACGACGGTTACCTGTACATCTTCACTGGGGATGGGGGCATGGCAGGAGATCCTTTTGGAACATATGGGAATGCCCAAAACAA GTCAGCTCTGTTAGGCAAAGTCCTCCGTATCGACGTGGATGACAATGACAGGGGACCTTTGTACAAGATCCCGCCTGACAACCCATTTGCGCGGGAGCGCGGGGCGCGCCCCGAGGTGTATGCCTACGGGGTGAGGAACATGTGGCGCTGCTCTGTGGACCGCGGGGACCCTCTGACGAAGGACGGCAAGGGGCGGATCTTCTGCGGCGACGTAGGCCAGAACAAGTACGAGGAGATCGACATCATCGAGAAGGGTCGGAACTACGGCTGGAGGGCCAAGGAGGGCTTCTCCTGTTATGACATGAAGCTATGCAGCAACACCTCGCTAG ATGACGTTCTACCTATTTATGCATACTCTCACAAGATGGGCAAGTCAGTGACTGGAGGTTATGTCTACCGAGGTTGTGAATACCCCAACCTTAATGGCATGTACATCTTTGGAGACTTTATGAGTGG GCGCATGATGAGCCTGCAGGAGAACAGAAACACAGGGAAGTGGGACTACCAGGAGATATGCATGGGTGTAGGCATGACCTGCGCCTTTCCTGGACTCATTGACAATTACCACCAGTACATTATCTCCTTTGCTGAGGACGAGGCTG GGGAGCTTTACTTCATGTCCACTGAGAACCCCAGCGCCACATCTCCCTCTGGGGTTGTTTACAAACTAGTGGATCCCTCAAG ACGGGCAGCACCAGGACAATGTCACTATGACCCCCTTCCTGTCAGAGTGAAAAGCAAGCTCATCCAGTTAAAGCCGAAGGGAA CTTTAATTCACATTCACACCAAGAAGTCCAAGGTGCAGCACAGAGACGAACCCCCTGAAGGACCGTACCAAACAGATGCAGACATGGGGGTCAACCCAGACTGGCTCCAAGACATCATGGACCTCCTGGAAGAGGAAAATACAGAGTtccacacaaccacaacccccACGACCACGACCAAACCGCCCAGGCAGTCAGGACGGAGAGGCCGTGGGAGGAAGGGCAAACACAGGACTGATAGGCCTCCCAAACTCATGGAGTTGCCCCAGAATGGTGCAGTGAGGCTGGCGGGAGACAGGGCGGAGCTTGCAGATCACGGGAGGGTGGAGATCTTTGCTGACGGAGAGTGGGGGACGGTGTGTGACGACTTGTGGAACACGAAGAGCGCGGCGGTGGTGTGTCGGCAGCTGGGCTTCCGGTACACGCTGAAGGCCGCCAAGCACTCTGAATTTGGCGAAGGGAAGGATCTGCGGATTCTTCTGGATGACGTGCAGTGCGAGGGCAGTGAAGCGAGTCTTTTAGACTGCAAGCACTCAGGCGTGGGTGTGCATAACTGTGCCCACAATGAGGACGCTGGGGTAATTTGCAGTAACTCAGACTATGTTGTATAA
- the hhipl1 gene encoding HHIP-like protein 1 isoform X1, whose amino-acid sequence MCHYCDVRGRVWLSPSIRLFLFGLCVAPVILHPQCLDFKPPFRPQQELQFCSMYKYFGCCDYAKDQQLMDKFYKIMDRFDYDGYSKCAGYVQDLLCQECSPFAAHLFDAEDPSTPTRTIPGLCPDYCSQFWQRCRTTVPLLLDDPHLVELQTDQTRFCQYLELVDPDYCYPHLLSNEQLTQNLGRVRSDSAGCLQLCLEEVANGLRNPLAMVHANDGTHRFFVAEQVGLVWTYLPDRSKLEKPFLNITKAVLTSPWEGDERGFLGLTFHPNYKYNGKLYVYYSVEIGFDERIRISEFRISAGDMNVVDHGSERIILEIDEPASNHNGGQLLFADDGYLYIFTGDGGMAGDPFGTYGNAQNKSALLGKVLRIDVDDNDRGPLYKIPPDNPFARERGARPEVYAYGVRNMWRCSVDRGDPLTKDGKGRIFCGDVGQNKYEEIDIIEKGRNYGWRAKEGFSCYDMKLCSNTSLDDVLPIYAYSHKMGKSVTGGYVYRGCEYPNLNGMYIFGDFMSGRMMSLQENRNTGKWDYQEICMGVGMTCAFPGLIDNYHQYIISFAEDEAGELYFMSTENPSATSPSGVVYKLVDPSRRAAPGQCHYDPLPVRVKSKLIQLKPKGTLIHIHTKKSKVQHRDEPPEGPYQTDADMGVNPDWLQDIMDLLEEENTEFHTTTTPTTTTKPPRQSGRRGRGRKGKHRTDRPPKLMELPQNGAVRLAGDRAELADHGRVEIFADGEWGTVCDDLWNTKSAAVVCRQLGFRYTLKAAKHSEFGEGKDLRILLDDVQCEGSEASLLDCKHSGVGVHNCAHNEDAGVICSNSDYVV is encoded by the exons ATGTGCCATTATTGTGATGTTCGCGGTCGTGTATGGCTTTCGCCTTCCATTCGATTATTTTTGTTTGGATTATGCGTCGCACCTGTGATTTTACACCCTCAGTGTTTGGATTTCAAACCCCCATTTCGACCCCAACAAGAGCTCCAGTTTTGCTCCATGTACAAGTACTTCGGCTGTTGTGACTATGCGAAAGACCAACAGTTAATGGACAAATTCTATAAAATTATGGACAGATTTGACTATGATGGATATTCTAAATGCGCAGGGTACGTTCAGGACCTTCTCTGCCAG GAATGCTCTCCATTTGCTGCTCACCTTTTCGATGCAGAGGACCCAAGCACTCCAACCAGAACCATCCCCGGTCTCTGCCCCGACTACTGCTCTCAGTTCTGGCAGAGATGCAGAACTACAGTCCCCTTGCTTTTAGATGACCCGCATCTGGTGGAGTTACAAACAGACCAGACCCGTTTCTGTCAGTATCTTGAGCTGGTGGACCCAGATTACTGCTACCCACACCTGCTCAGCAACGAGCAGTTGACCCAGAACCTAGGCAGGGTCCGGTCAGACTCAGCAGGCTGCCTGCAGCTGTGTTTGGAAGAGGTAGCCAACGGGCTACGTAACCCTTTAGCCATGGTGCACGCTAACGACGGAACACACCGTTTTTTTGTGGCTGAGCAGGTGGGCTTGGTGTGGACTTATCTGCCGGACCGGTCCAAACTGGAGAAGCCATTCCTGAACATCACCAAGGCAGTGTTGACCTCGCCGTGggaaggggatgagagagggttTCTTGGGTTGACCTTTCACCCCAACTACAAGTACAATGGGAAGCTGTACGTGTATTACTCTGTGGAAATCGGCTTCGATGAGAGGATACGGATCAGCGAGTTTCGGATATCTGCAGGAGACATGAACGTAGTGGATCATGGATCTGAGAG GATTATCCTTGAGATCGATGAGCCTGCATCCAACCACAACGGAGGACAGCTGCTGTTTGCAGACGACGGTTACCTGTACATCTTCACTGGGGATGGGGGCATGGCAGGAGATCCTTTTGGAACATATGGGAATGCCCAAAACAA GTCAGCTCTGTTAGGCAAAGTCCTCCGTATCGACGTGGATGACAATGACAGGGGACCTTTGTACAAGATCCCGCCTGACAACCCATTTGCGCGGGAGCGCGGGGCGCGCCCCGAGGTGTATGCCTACGGGGTGAGGAACATGTGGCGCTGCTCTGTGGACCGCGGGGACCCTCTGACGAAGGACGGCAAGGGGCGGATCTTCTGCGGCGACGTAGGCCAGAACAAGTACGAGGAGATCGACATCATCGAGAAGGGTCGGAACTACGGCTGGAGGGCCAAGGAGGGCTTCTCCTGTTATGACATGAAGCTATGCAGCAACACCTCGCTAG ATGACGTTCTACCTATTTATGCATACTCTCACAAGATGGGCAAGTCAGTGACTGGAGGTTATGTCTACCGAGGTTGTGAATACCCCAACCTTAATGGCATGTACATCTTTGGAGACTTTATGAGTGG GCGCATGATGAGCCTGCAGGAGAACAGAAACACAGGGAAGTGGGACTACCAGGAGATATGCATGGGTGTAGGCATGACCTGCGCCTTTCCTGGACTCATTGACAATTACCACCAGTACATTATCTCCTTTGCTGAGGACGAGGCTG GGGAGCTTTACTTCATGTCCACTGAGAACCCCAGCGCCACATCTCCCTCTGGGGTTGTTTACAAACTAGTGGATCCCTCAAG ACGGGCAGCACCAGGACAATGTCACTATGACCCCCTTCCTGTCAGAGTGAAAAGCAAGCTCATCCAGTTAAAGCCGAAGGGAA CTTTAATTCACATTCACACCAAGAAGTCCAAGGTGCAGCACAGAGACGAACCCCCTGAAGGACCGTACCAAACAGATGCAGACATGGGGGTCAACCCAGACTGGCTCCAAGACATCATGGACCTCCTGGAAGAGGAAAATACAGAGTtccacacaaccacaacccccACGACCACGACCAAACCGCCCAGGCAGTCAGGACGGAGAGGCCGTGGGAGGAAGGGCAAACACAGGACTGATAGGCCTCCCAAACTCATGGAGTTGCCCCAGAATGGTGCAGTGAGGCTGGCGGGAGACAGGGCGGAGCTTGCAGATCACGGGAGGGTGGAGATCTTTGCTGACGGAGAGTGGGGGACGGTGTGTGACGACTTGTGGAACACGAAGAGCGCGGCGGTGGTGTGTCGGCAGCTGGGCTTCCGGTACACGCTGAAGGCCGCCAAGCACTCTGAATTTGGCGAAGGGAAGGATCTGCGGATTCTTCTGGATGACGTGCAGTGCGAGGGCAGTGAAGCGAGTCTTTTAGACTGCAAGCACTCAGGCGTGGGTGTGCATAACTGTGCCCACAATGAGGACGCTGGGGTAATTTGCAGTAACTCAGACTATGTTGTATAA
- the LOC124466102 gene encoding histone H3: protein MARTKQTARKSTGGKAPRKQLATKAARKSAPATGGVKKPHRYRPGTVALREIRRYQKSTELLIRKLPFQRLVREIAQDFKTDLRFQSSAVMALQEASEAYLVGLFEDTNLCAIHAKRVTIMPKDIQLARRIRGERA, encoded by the coding sequence ATGGCTAGAACAAAGCAGACAGCGCGTAAATCCACTGGGGGTAAAGCCCCAAGGAAACAGCTTGCTACAAAGGCTGCTCGTAAGAGCGCCCCAGCCACCGGCGGAGTGAAGAAGCCCCATCGCTACAGGCCCGGAACCGTGGCCCTGAGAGAGATCCGTCGTTATCAGAAGTCTACTGAGCTTCTGATCCGCAAGCTGCCGTTCCAGCGCCTGGTCAGAGAAATCGCTCAGGATTTCAAGACTGATCTTCGTTTCCAGAGTTCTGCTGTGATGGCACTTCAGGAGGCTAGTGAGGCCTACCTGGTCGGTCTGTTTGAGGACACCAACTTGTGCGCCATCCACGCTAAGAGGGTGACCATTATGCCCAAGGATATCCAGCTGGCCCGTCGCATTCGCGGGGAGCGTGCTTAA
- the LOC124466109 gene encoding histone H2A-like, with the protein MSGRGKTGGKARAKAKTRSSRAGLQFPVGRVHRLLRKGNYAQRVGAGAPVYLAAVLEYLTAEILELAGNAARDNKKTRIIPRHLQLAVRNDEELNKLLGGVTIAQGGVLPNIQAVLLPKKTEKATKGK; encoded by the coding sequence ATGAGTGGAAGAGGTAAAACCGGAGGGAAAGCCAGGGCCAAGGCAAAGACTAGGTCATCACGTGCTGGTCTTCAGTTCCCGGTAGGTCGCGTTCACAGACTGCTTCGGAAAGGCAACTATGCCCAGCGAGTTGGAGCTGGTGCGCCGGTGTATCTTGCAGCCGTGCTCGAGTACCTTACTGCTGAAATCCTGGAGCTGGCCGGTAACGCAGCCCGTGACAACAAGAAGACTCGTATCATTCCTCGTCACCTGCAACTCGCTGTCCGCAATGACGAGGAGTTAAACAAACTCCTTGGTGGCGTCACCATCGCACAGGGTGGCGTTTTGCCTAACATCCAGGCTGTACTTCTGCCCAAGAAGACCGAAAAGGCCACCAAAGGAAAGTAA
- the LOC124464013 gene encoding histone H1-like, which produces MAEVAPAPAATAAPAKAPKKKAAAKPKKAGPSVGELIVKAVSASKERSGVSLAALKKALTAGGYDVEKNNSRVKITVKSLVTKGTLVQTKGTGASGSFKINKATEPKAKKAAKKPASPKKAVAKKPVTAKKPKKAVAKKPAVAKKSPKKAKKPAAAKKATKSPKKAKKPATPKKAAAKSPKKVAKPKAAKPKASKPKAAKPKAKKAAPKKK; this is translated from the coding sequence ATGGCAGAAGTCGCTCCAGCCCCCGCTGCAACCGCCGCCCCGGCAAAGGCACCCAAGAAGAAGGCAGCCGCCAAGCCGAAGAAAGCCGGACCCAGCGTCGGTGAACTTATCGTCAAGGCTGTGTCCGCTTCCAAGGAAAGGAGCGGTGTGTCACTAGCTGCTCTGAAGAAAGCCCTGACGGCCGGTGGATACGATGTAGAGAAGAACAATTCACGCGTCAAGATTACAGTTAAGAGCCTTGTCACAAAGGGTACCTTGGTTCAGACCAAGGGAACCGGCGCCTCTGGGTCTTTCAAGATTAACAAGGCTACCGAGCCAAAGGCAAAGAAAGCCGCAAAGAAGCCCGCCAGTCCTAAGAAGGCAGTCGCAAAGAAGCCTGTTACAGCCAAGAAGCCCAAGAAGGCCGTTGCGAAGAAGCCTGCTGTCGCAAAGAAGTCTCCCAAGAAGGCTAAGAAGCCCGCGGCAGCCAAGAAGGCGACCAAGAGTCCCAAAAAAGCCAAGAAGCCCGCAACACCCAAGAAGGCAGCAGCTAAGAGCCCTAAGAAGGTGGCTAAGCCCAAGGCAGCCAAGCCCAAAGCTTCAAAGCCTAAAGCAGCCAAGCCTAAGGCAAAGAAGGCAGCCCCCAAGAAGAAGTAA
- the LOC124464020 gene encoding histone H4-like: MSLPLQRPHAARTAFHQVRKCAIKPLTLPVAATPKKFSVSNMSGRGKGGKGLGKGGAKRHRKVLRDNIQGITKPAIRRLARRGGVKRISGLIYEETRGVLKVFLENVIRDAVTYTEHAKRKTVTAMDVVYALKRQGRTLYGFGG, encoded by the coding sequence ATGTCCCTCCCATTGCAACGCCCACACGCAGCGCGGACTGCTTTCCATCAAGTCCGCAAATGTGCTATAAAGCCATTGACTTTGCCGGTTGCAGCCACTCCCAAGAAATTCAGCGTCAGCAACATGTCTGGAAGAGGAAAAGGTGGCAAAGGATTAGGGAAGGGAGGCGCCAAGCGTCACCGCAAGGTACTACGTGATAACATCCAGGGTATAACAAAACCAGCCATTCGTCGTCTTGCTCGCCGCGGCGGAGTGAAGCGTATATCCGGTCTGATCTATGAGGAGACACGCGGTGTCCTGAAAGTGTTTCTGGAGAACGTCATCCGTGATGCCGTGACGTATACCGAACATGCCAAGAGAAAGACCGTGACCGCTATGGATGTTGTGTACGCTCTGAAGCGTCAGGGTCGTACTCTATACGGTTTTGGCGGATAA